A stretch of the Thiomicrorhabdus indica genome encodes the following:
- the tolA gene encoding cell envelope integrity protein TolA, with product MIDFIKRHPLSVTLAFILHVVLGWLVVNQWEHSSEIMVHNVDAQNNKLPAELPVEVIQPMNTYTVDSKIIEQQLANIKAQENQKIVQAKQLEEKSLAEQKRLKELEAQKQQEQKRLEELKKQQALEKKEAEKQKRLAEEKKRQAEQEAKRIAEAKKQAEEEKRKAAEAIKIAEEAKKKAEAQRQKAQEEERLAKEKRLAEEKKRQEEEAKVLAAKKAAEKAEQERIAAEKKAKEAEAARLAEEKRKQALAKELAEKEKERQRLAEEAARAKAQKERDMAEAALQQQLAQEAARQREAERQKQLKSMQQQYVSAIASDVKNHWKTPANISDKAECDLYIVQNMAGEIQSVKVLNCNEHANRQFKVAAEQAVWRAAPLPLAPVNEIFEKEIAFKFKP from the coding sequence ATGATTGATTTCATTAAAAGACATCCTTTGTCTGTCACGCTTGCCTTTATCCTTCATGTTGTTCTAGGCTGGCTTGTGGTCAATCAGTGGGAACATTCGTCAGAAATTATGGTTCACAATGTCGATGCCCAAAACAATAAACTTCCAGCAGAATTACCCGTTGAAGTTATTCAACCAATGAATACTTATACAGTTGATTCAAAAATTATTGAACAACAACTTGCGAACATTAAAGCGCAAGAAAATCAAAAGATTGTGCAAGCAAAGCAGTTAGAAGAAAAATCACTGGCTGAACAAAAGCGATTAAAAGAACTTGAAGCACAAAAACAACAAGAACAAAAGCGTTTAGAAGAGCTTAAGAAACAGCAAGCATTAGAAAAGAAGGAAGCGGAAAAACAAAAACGTTTGGCAGAAGAAAAGAAACGTCAAGCTGAACAAGAAGCGAAACGCATTGCTGAGGCCAAAAAACAAGCTGAGGAAGAAAAGCGTAAAGCGGCGGAAGCAATCAAAATTGCAGAAGAAGCAAAGAAAAAAGCTGAAGCCCAGCGTCAGAAAGCTCAAGAAGAAGAACGTTTAGCCAAAGAAAAACGACTCGCAGAAGAAAAGAAACGCCAAGAAGAAGAGGCAAAGGTGTTGGCGGCCAAAAAAGCGGCTGAGAAAGCAGAGCAAGAGAGAATAGCGGCAGAGAAAAAAGCCAAAGAGGCAGAGGCGGCACGTTTAGCCGAAGAGAAACGCAAACAAGCGTTAGCTAAAGAGCTTGCTGAAAAAGAAAAAGAGCGTCAACGACTTGCCGAAGAAGCGGCCCGTGCGAAAGCGCAAAAAGAGCGTGATATGGCAGAAGCTGCGTTACAACAGCAGCTCGCTCAAGAAGCAGCCCGCCAGCGAGAAGCCGAACGGCAAAAACAATTAAAAAGTATGCAACAACAATATGTTTCAGCGATTGCGTCGGATGTAAAAAATCACTGGAAAACGCCTGCCAATATTTCTGATAAAGCGGAGTGCGACTTGTATATCGTTCAGAATATGGCTGGAGAAATTCAGTCGGTGAAAGTTCTAAACTGTAATGAACATGCTAATCGTCAATTTAAGGTGGCTGCTGAACAAGCCGTATGGCGAGCTGCGCCTTTGCCGTTGGCGCCAGTGAATGAAATTTTTGAAAAAGAAATCGCGTTTAAATTCAAGCCCTAA
- a CDS encoding ExbD/TolR family protein: MANNFRSQRRKRRLMAEINVVPYIDVTLVLLIIFMVTAPIVQQAVTVELPQTPVVDDASDSMPTVEPFVISITADGLYKTSKSPDTFISDQELELLVAEVIARSQLNAEQVFYIQADQAAKYGKVLQLFTVLKSNGVENVSLMTEPVSMDSLIGAGA, translated from the coding sequence ATGGCCAACAATTTTCGTAGTCAACGTCGCAAACGTCGATTAATGGCAGAAATCAATGTCGTTCCCTATATTGATGTGACGTTAGTATTGCTCATTATATTCATGGTTACCGCTCCCATTGTTCAACAGGCCGTAACCGTCGAACTTCCTCAGACTCCAGTTGTTGATGACGCTTCAGATTCAATGCCTACAGTGGAACCTTTTGTGATAAGTATTACGGCTGATGGCCTCTATAAAACTTCAAAATCGCCTGATACTTTCATTAGTGACCAAGAGTTGGAATTGTTGGTTGCGGAGGTGATTGCTCGTTCTCAGTTGAATGCCGAGCAAGTATTTTATATTCAAGCAGACCAAGCTGCCAAATATGGAAAAGTTTTACAGCTTTTTACAGTTTTAAAAAGCAATGGGGTTGAAAATGTGTCACTAATGACAGAGCCCGTATCTATGGATTCATTAATTGGGGCAGGAGCTTAA
- the tolQ gene encoding protein TolQ — protein sequence MQEMDLMTLVLTASPVVQAVMLILALMSVAVWAIAFAKSNELRKSRLQAEQFEANFWSSQELTNLFKEVESNRDTHKGLSLIFADGFREFIRLQNQGVTNTTDLVSASQRAIKIAFSRENDRLEKHLNFLATVGSSAPYIGLFGTVWGVMHAFQSLGNVQHATLAAVAPGISEALIATAIGLFAAIPAVIAYNRLSNRVDLLMNEYENFADNFLTILQRQAHLYDKKA from the coding sequence ATGCAAGAAATGGATTTAATGACATTGGTTTTAACTGCAAGTCCAGTTGTCCAAGCTGTCATGTTAATTTTGGCACTGATGTCTGTAGCTGTATGGGCAATTGCCTTTGCCAAAAGTAACGAATTAAGAAAATCACGTTTGCAGGCTGAGCAATTTGAAGCCAATTTTTGGAGTTCTCAAGAGCTAACAAATCTTTTTAAAGAAGTGGAGTCTAATCGTGACACCCATAAAGGTCTTTCCTTAATTTTTGCAGATGGTTTTCGAGAATTTATACGTTTACAAAATCAAGGTGTCACCAATACTACTGATTTAGTTTCTGCTTCACAACGCGCCATTAAAATCGCCTTTTCTCGTGAAAATGATCGTCTCGAAAAACATTTGAATTTTTTGGCCACAGTTGGCTCTTCAGCACCTTACATTGGCTTGTTTGGAACAGTTTGGGGAGTAATGCATGCCTTTCAATCATTAGGTAACGTACAACACGCAACTCTAGCCGCGGTTGCTCCAGGGATTTCTGAGGCATTGATTGCTACTGCAATCGGTCTTTTTGCTGCAATTCCGGCGGTGATTGCCTATAACCGTTTGAGTAATCGCGTGGATTTGTTGATGAATGAGTATGAAAATTTTGCAGATAATTTTTTAACTATTTTGCAGCGTCAAGCACATCTTTACGATAAAAAAGCCTAG